The following proteins come from a genomic window of Dehalococcoidia bacterium:
- a CDS encoding P1 family peptidase, which translates to MNGTLTDVHGLKVGHYTDLSNATGCTVIIAEEGAVPGVDVRGAAPGTRETDLIRAENTIEKINAIVLSGGSAFGLDSASGVMKYLAEKNIGHMVGKHVIPIIPSAIIFDLNIGNSVTPNAANGYLAASVAVADTVPQGTVGAGTGATVGKALGIDNAMKGGLGSYSIDLGDGVVLSALVVVNSVGGVHDAYDGKLLAGPNAIGGRPEDSFSIFADHNYGKQKSIQPEHLGNTTIGVVATNVNLTKAQSNRLAMIAHDGLALAIRPTHTIHDGDTMFALATGEIDASDEFPRLVALTPLVVSRAIVAAVQNATSLYGFPSASKGKNEQ; encoded by the coding sequence ATGAACGGTACATTGACAGATGTTCACGGTCTTAAAGTAGGCCACTATACCGATCTCAGCAATGCTACGGGTTGTACCGTCATAATTGCTGAAGAAGGTGCAGTACCTGGAGTTGATGTTAGAGGAGCTGCGCCTGGCACTAGAGAAACTGATCTTATTCGCGCTGAAAATACTATAGAAAAAATCAATGCCATAGTTCTGAGTGGCGGTAGTGCATTTGGTCTGGATTCTGCATCTGGTGTGATGAAATACCTAGCAGAAAAGAATATTGGACATATGGTCGGAAAGCATGTGATCCCTATTATCCCCTCAGCTATTATTTTTGATTTGAACATAGGAAATTCCGTGACTCCTAATGCCGCGAATGGTTATCTTGCTGCGTCTGTCGCTGTCGCAGATACCGTACCGCAAGGTACTGTCGGGGCTGGTACTGGTGCGACTGTGGGTAAGGCTTTAGGTATAGATAATGCGATGAAAGGCGGCTTGGGTAGTTACTCTATAGATTTAGGGGACGGTGTTGTGCTGTCCGCATTAGTGGTTGTTAATTCTGTTGGTGGAGTACATGACGCCTATGATGGAAAGCTTTTAGCTGGCCCCAATGCAATAGGTGGTCGACCAGAAGACAGTTTTTCGATTTTTGCTGATCACAATTATGGTAAACAGAAATCCATTCAACCTGAGCATTTAGGGAACACAACTATAGGCGTAGTTGCCACGAATGTTAATTTAACAAAGGCCCAATCTAACCGATTGGCAATGATAGCGCATGACGGATTAGCCCTAGCTATTAGGCCCACACATACTATCCACGATGGTGACACTATGTTTGCGCTTGCTACTGGTGAAATTGACGCATCCGATGAATTCCCGCGCTTGGTTGCACTTACACCCCTAGTAGTAAGCAGGGCAATTGTT
- the prmA gene encoding 50S ribosomal protein L11 methyltransferase codes for MTESFWIEFKVKVPFEYVEPVAELFKKYGKDGLVIEHEGGWNPDEGESPPESPSAILRTYIPQTPAFKTNQEMLHIGLQLIGKLTELEQFEERKIEESEWENAWKAHFTPLRIGKHIIVQPPWHKLEPDSKSIVIEIDPGLAFGTGHHPTTRRTLQCLEEFIKPADNVLDVGSGSGILSIGAAKLGAAKVLGVEIDSVAVKAGRENLVSNAVSGKVRFYNGSLPNPNIPFEWSDLTLANVNSVVLAKLAPELNRSLKPNGTLITSGILMNRLKEVADSFSNNGFQIIEQFQDDDWISLVSKKS; via the coding sequence ATGACAGAAAGCTTTTGGATCGAATTCAAAGTAAAAGTCCCTTTTGAATACGTAGAACCAGTAGCGGAGCTATTCAAAAAATACGGTAAAGACGGCCTTGTGATTGAACATGAAGGCGGATGGAATCCCGACGAGGGAGAATCCCCGCCAGAAAGTCCTAGCGCAATACTCAGAACTTACATTCCTCAAACTCCTGCTTTTAAAACAAACCAAGAAATGTTGCACATAGGGCTGCAATTGATCGGTAAATTAACTGAACTGGAACAATTTGAAGAAAGAAAGATTGAAGAAAGCGAATGGGAAAACGCTTGGAAGGCTCATTTCACTCCGCTACGAATTGGGAAGCACATAATAGTACAACCTCCTTGGCATAAACTTGAGCCAGATAGTAAAAGTATCGTAATTGAAATTGACCCAGGGCTAGCATTTGGTACTGGCCACCACCCTACAACAAGACGAACATTGCAATGCTTAGAGGAATTCATAAAGCCCGCAGATAATGTACTTGATGTTGGATCCGGATCGGGAATATTAAGTATCGGAGCGGCCAAACTAGGAGCTGCAAAAGTACTTGGAGTTGAAATTGACTCAGTAGCGGTAAAAGCGGGAAGGGAGAATTTGGTATCAAACGCCGTTTCGGGGAAAGTCCGCTTTTACAACGGGTCGCTACCAAACCCAAATATACCTTTCGAATGGTCTGATTTGACATTGGCTAACGTCAATTCAGTAGTACTTGCAAAATTAGCCCCTGAGTTGAATCGTAGCTTGAAACCAAATGGTACCTTGATTACATCTGGAATACTTATGAATCGACTAAAGGAAGTAGCAGATTCATTTAGTAACAATGGTTTTCAAATTATTGAGCAATTCCAAGATGACGATTGGATAAGTTTAGTAAGCAAAAAATCTTAG
- the hrcA gene encoding heat-inducible transcriptional repressor HrcA, with protein MDTSTANTTHNQPAGLNLRRQTLLEIIVADYIQTAVPVASQQLVKRYALHVSPATIRNDMAEIEELGYISRPHSSSGGIPSDPGYRFYVERTIKSSQLPDNFESNVRKSIHPDTADPILWAKSAAEVLSSAVTNLTIATTIKPVVARVKQIQLVHLHDNDALLVVVMQEARVSQRMVRFEGAVDQNAMTDTANHLNTIITGCSAGDLRKLWDSRSSESTLYDAVITETIHVLTDVQKNDTQILYTNGLRNLLNQPEFQSRQKAQDAAGVLEERSLSKIFAEPSVPSEVKVIIGEESHEESLRPYSIVYATYGTPGGDMGIIGTLGPTRMDYGKAIASVQYLSKFLNELILALENPQ; from the coding sequence TTGGATACATCGACTGCTAATACAACACATAATCAACCTGCAGGCCTTAACTTACGTCGACAGACGCTGCTTGAAATAATAGTTGCAGATTATATTCAAACGGCGGTGCCGGTTGCCTCTCAGCAACTAGTAAAAAGGTATGCGTTACATGTCAGCCCCGCAACTATCCGCAACGATATGGCTGAGATTGAAGAACTTGGCTATATCTCAAGGCCGCATTCCTCTTCAGGAGGTATTCCTTCTGACCCTGGCTATCGTTTTTACGTAGAGAGAACTATCAAGTCGTCACAATTGCCCGATAATTTTGAAAGTAACGTCCGAAAATCTATACACCCAGATACAGCAGATCCAATACTTTGGGCCAAAAGTGCAGCGGAGGTACTATCAAGCGCCGTCACCAATTTGACTATTGCAACGACAATTAAGCCAGTAGTAGCGCGTGTTAAGCAAATACAATTGGTGCACCTACATGACAATGATGCTTTATTGGTAGTCGTTATGCAGGAAGCTAGGGTAAGTCAACGGATGGTTCGTTTCGAAGGGGCCGTTGATCAAAATGCTATGACTGATACTGCAAACCACTTGAATACTATTATTACAGGTTGCAGTGCAGGTGATCTTCGTAAATTGTGGGATAGCAGAAGTAGCGAATCTACGCTTTATGATGCGGTGATAACTGAAACAATCCATGTTCTGACTGATGTACAAAAAAACGATACCCAAATTTTATACACCAATGGGCTACGCAATTTACTAAACCAACCTGAATTTCAATCGCGACAGAAAGCTCAGGATGCTGCAGGAGTATTAGAAGAGCGATCCTTATCAAAGATTTTTGCAGAACCCTCTGTACCATCAGAAGTAAAAGTAATCATCGGTGAAGAAAGTCATGAGGAAAGCCTCCGACCGTACAGTATCGTATATGCAACTTACGGGACTCCAGGCGGAGACATGGGAATAATTGGCACACTTGGGCCTACTAGGATGGATTACGGGAAAGCAATTGCCAGTGTCCAATACTTATCTAAGTTTCTAAATGAACTGATCCTAGCCCTAGAGAATCCTCAATAG
- a CDS encoding GuaB3 family IMP dehydrogenase-related protein — translation MVLPGIQLRELRRTYGFEEVAIVPGDVTTNPDLSRTDLSIGPYNFTIPILASAMDAIVDPQFAGLMASAGGLGVMNLEGLYCRYEDPTDALKEISSAPKENVTDVLQRVYTAKFNENLVGRRVEEIKATGAVAAVSVTPQGTKRLAPLAVEAGADIIVVQSTVTTARHISNSFTGLRLNELTSQIGVPVLVGNTVTSSASLELMEQGIDGILVGVGPGAACTTRDVTGVGVPQVSATLEVAAARDEFFARTGKYVTVITDGGIRIGGDLCKAIAAGADGVMIGTPFAQTNEAPGGGFNWGMASPHPALPRGTRINVGVRASLDEVLFGPSHRTDGTQNLVGALQISMSMVGAQTVKEFHEKAELVVAPTIATEGKIFQRSGQI, via the coding sequence ATGGTACTACCTGGAATTCAACTTCGAGAATTGCGTAGGACCTACGGTTTTGAGGAAGTTGCGATTGTTCCAGGTGACGTTACTACCAACCCCGACCTTTCTCGTACAGATCTCTCCATAGGGCCCTATAATTTCACAATTCCAATACTTGCTTCGGCTATGGACGCCATAGTTGATCCTCAATTTGCTGGATTGATGGCTAGTGCTGGTGGCCTTGGAGTCATGAATCTAGAAGGCTTGTATTGTAGATATGAAGATCCTACTGACGCCTTAAAGGAAATTAGCTCTGCTCCTAAGGAGAACGTCACTGATGTGCTTCAGCGTGTTTACACGGCGAAATTCAATGAAAACCTTGTGGGGAGGCGCGTCGAGGAAATCAAGGCAACTGGTGCTGTGGCAGCAGTCTCTGTCACTCCGCAAGGTACTAAACGTCTAGCGCCTCTAGCTGTTGAAGCTGGTGCAGATATCATTGTAGTCCAATCTACTGTTACTACTGCTCGACATATTTCTAATAGCTTTACAGGACTACGCCTCAATGAATTAACTTCCCAGATAGGCGTACCGGTACTTGTTGGCAATACCGTCACAAGTAGTGCCTCACTAGAGTTAATGGAGCAGGGGATTGATGGGATTCTAGTTGGTGTTGGCCCTGGAGCTGCATGTACAACACGTGACGTTACTGGAGTGGGGGTCCCACAGGTTTCAGCTACATTGGAAGTTGCTGCAGCTCGAGACGAATTTTTTGCGCGTACTGGAAAATACGTTACGGTTATTACTGATGGTGGTATACGAATCGGGGGAGATCTTTGTAAGGCTATAGCTGCTGGTGCAGACGGTGTAATGATTGGTACTCCTTTTGCACAAACAAACGAGGCTCCTGGTGGAGGTTTTAACTGGGGCATGGCTAGCCCACACCCTGCTTTACCACGAGGAACTCGTATCAACGTTGGGGTGCGAGCAAGTCTCGATGAAGTGCTTTTTGGGCCTAGTCATCGTACTGATGGAACACAAAACCTTGTTGGTGCTTTGCAAATTAGTATGAGTATGGTCGGAGCACAAACGGTAAAAGAATTCCATGAAAAAGCTGAACTTGTAGTTGCACCAACAATCGCAACGGAAGGCAAAATTTTCCAGCGATCTGGGCAGATTTAA
- the thrS gene encoding threonine--tRNA ligase — MPIKKISIEQKDLIDLRARIRHSAAHVMADAVLALFPDAQFAVGPSTDDGFYYDFAVERPFTPEDLEKIEKHMLHTIQQSIAFKYSEISRAEAIKYFSNQEFKLQIIDSIPVDQTISTYSHGDFVDLCRGPHVDNSADIVAVKLMSVAGAYWRGNEQNAMLQRIYGTAWESEDALQEHLHNLDEAAKRDHRRLGQELRLFFFDSIAPASPFFLPNGTTLSNTLVDYVRDLYQRYGYKEVITPQVFDAELWKKSGHYENYKENMYFTFVEDREFGVKPMNCPAAALIYGADLHSYRDLPLRYADFGRLHRFERSGVTHGLTRVRTFSQDDAHIFCAPDQVESEISAFISMVQETFDVFRFNDVRVALSLRPEKRIGTDKLWDIAEGALASALDNKNIEYEPIPNEGAFYGPKIDFFIADAIGREWQLSTVQLDYNLPERFDLEYVDSEGVRQRPVVIHRAMLGSLERFLGVVIEHFGGAFPTWLAPIQAQIIPIADRHLPYAYQLQTSLDGRNIRSDVDSRSERMGAKIRQAQVNKIPYMLIVGDKEQELNGAAVRLRSGEDLGVMSADSICERIFNEIVARS; from the coding sequence ATGCCAATAAAAAAAATTTCTATTGAACAGAAAGATCTAATTGATCTACGGGCTAGGATTCGCCATTCTGCAGCACATGTCATGGCTGATGCAGTTTTAGCATTATTTCCTGATGCCCAATTTGCAGTTGGTCCATCTACAGATGACGGATTTTATTACGATTTTGCAGTGGAACGCCCTTTTACTCCTGAGGATCTTGAAAAAATCGAAAAACACATGCTTCACACGATTCAACAGAGCATCGCGTTCAAATATTCTGAGATTAGTCGCGCTGAAGCGATAAAATATTTTTCGAATCAGGAATTCAAGCTACAAATTATTGATTCAATTCCAGTTGATCAAACAATAAGTACATATTCACATGGAGATTTTGTAGATTTATGTCGTGGTCCTCACGTGGATAACAGCGCCGATATTGTGGCGGTAAAATTAATGAGCGTAGCTGGTGCCTACTGGCGAGGTAATGAGCAAAATGCAATGCTTCAAAGAATTTACGGCACTGCATGGGAATCCGAGGATGCACTCCAAGAGCATTTGCATAACTTAGATGAGGCTGCAAAAAGAGACCATCGACGCTTAGGGCAGGAGCTCAGATTATTTTTTTTCGATTCCATTGCCCCGGCTAGTCCGTTTTTCCTCCCCAATGGGACCACTCTTAGTAACACTTTAGTGGATTACGTGCGGGATTTATATCAACGTTATGGGTATAAAGAAGTGATCACGCCCCAAGTATTTGATGCTGAATTGTGGAAAAAATCAGGTCATTATGAAAACTACAAAGAAAATATGTACTTCACTTTCGTTGAAGACAGAGAATTTGGTGTAAAGCCAATGAATTGCCCAGCTGCGGCTTTAATTTATGGCGCAGATTTGCACTCCTACCGTGATCTACCCTTACGTTATGCAGATTTTGGACGACTTCACCGTTTTGAAAGATCAGGTGTTACTCACGGATTAACCAGGGTACGAACTTTTTCGCAAGATGACGCGCATATATTTTGCGCACCGGATCAAGTGGAATCGGAAATTTCAGCATTTATATCTATGGTGCAAGAGACTTTTGATGTATTTCGATTTAATGACGTCAGGGTTGCACTTTCTTTACGTCCTGAAAAAAGGATTGGGACTGATAAATTATGGGACATAGCTGAAGGCGCATTAGCGTCTGCTTTGGATAATAAAAATATTGAATATGAGCCTATCCCCAATGAGGGAGCATTTTATGGCCCTAAAATAGATTTTTTTATCGCAGATGCAATTGGTCGTGAATGGCAATTGAGCACTGTTCAGCTTGACTATAATTTGCCTGAACGATTTGACTTAGAATATGTAGATTCAGAGGGCGTACGCCAAAGACCTGTCGTTATACATCGGGCAATGCTTGGTAGCCTAGAGAGATTTTTGGGTGTAGTAATTGAGCATTTTGGAGGAGCCTTTCCCACATGGTTAGCACCGATTCAAGCCCAAATTATTCCAATTGCAGATAGGCATCTTCCTTATGCGTATCAGCTACAAACTTCTCTTGATGGTAGAAATATCCGCTCCGACGTGGATAGCCGAAGTGAGCGGATGGGTGCCAAAATTCGTCAAGCTCAAGTCAATAAGATTCCATATATGTTGATTGTTGGTGATAAGGAGCAGGAATTAAATGGAGCCGCTGTCAGGCTACGGTCTGGAGAAGATCTTGGAGTCATGAGTGCGGATTCAATTTGTGAACGTATTTTTAATGAAATTGTTGCAAGGTCTTAG
- the dnaJ gene encoding molecular chaperone DnaJ, with product MTTKRDYYETLGINRNANEEEVRKAFRKKAMEFHPDRNKEPGADAKFKEVNEAYQILSDPNRRAKYDQFGHAGVNSSGGQGFEGFDVFGGFGDIFDAFFGGGTTQRSRARSGRTLQTNISLTFEEAAFGITKEIEITRVEKCATCAGSKSEPGTNPEQCINCQGSGKVRRTQRSVFGQFVTEAICNVCTGSGEKILNPCKACRGRGRENKSHKIKIPIPAGVFEGANLSLDGQGDAGDYGGQAGDLLVNIRIMKHSIFKRAENNVLSDLEVNFPEAALGTTVEIPTLDGIVEVKIPSGTQSGEVLRLKSKGIPHLNKNGRRGDHIVSIHVATPSKLSKEQRDLLEKLQKSMKES from the coding sequence ATGACCACAAAAAGAGATTATTACGAAACATTAGGCATTAATAGAAATGCCAACGAGGAAGAAGTACGCAAAGCGTTCCGCAAAAAGGCGATGGAATTTCATCCAGATCGTAATAAAGAACCAGGTGCCGATGCGAAATTCAAGGAAGTCAACGAAGCCTACCAGATATTAAGCGACCCAAATAGACGTGCAAAATATGATCAATTTGGGCACGCCGGAGTAAATTCATCCGGAGGTCAAGGCTTTGAGGGATTTGATGTTTTTGGGGGATTTGGCGACATATTTGATGCATTTTTTGGAGGCGGAACCACTCAGCGCTCCAGAGCTAGATCAGGAAGAACACTACAGACAAATATTTCCCTCACATTTGAAGAAGCCGCATTTGGAATAACCAAAGAAATTGAAATTACCAGAGTAGAAAAATGCGCAACATGCGCTGGGAGTAAATCAGAGCCCGGTACAAATCCAGAGCAGTGCATTAATTGCCAGGGCAGTGGCAAAGTTCGACGTACTCAACGCTCTGTTTTTGGTCAATTCGTAACAGAGGCAATATGCAACGTTTGTACTGGAAGTGGAGAAAAAATTCTCAACCCTTGCAAGGCCTGCAGAGGGCGAGGACGGGAAAACAAATCTCATAAAATTAAAATTCCGATACCAGCAGGTGTATTTGAAGGAGCAAATCTCAGCCTAGATGGGCAAGGCGATGCCGGTGATTATGGTGGCCAAGCAGGCGACCTTTTGGTAAATATTCGAATTATGAAGCATAGCATTTTCAAACGTGCTGAGAATAATGTTCTGTCCGATCTGGAGGTGAATTTCCCAGAAGCTGCACTTGGCACTACAGTCGAGATTCCTACGCTCGATGGAATAGTGGAAGTAAAAATTCCATCGGGTACACAATCTGGCGAAGTATTGAGGCTTAAGTCCAAAGGTATACCCCACCTCAACAAAAATGGTCGGCGCGGTGATCATATTGTCAGTATCCATGTTGCCACTCCCTCAAAACTATCCAAGGAACAACGTGATCTTCTAGAAAAGCTCCAAAAGTCCATGAAAGAGTCTTAA
- a CDS encoding NAD(P)-dependent glycerol-3-phosphate dehydrogenase codes for MKPDSIAVVGTTLWGATLSIILARQGHKVSLIARTLDEAELLSSERSFENRLPGYRFPDLLEITSDWTEGLSNASIIVFAVPSNSMRDNARRAFSSIKNDPIVISASKGLEKETSKRMSVILHEELGIGQELICVLSGPNLAREIVQGLPASSVVASSSEEASLIAQSVLNSNVFRVYTNTDIVGTEIAGALKNIIAIGAGICDGMSLGDNAKAGFINRGLAEMTRLGVACGAQPSTFAGNAGLGDLLATCYSTQSRNYRVGVALANGQSSEDAIRSLGGEIAEGVWTSFSAAELAENLNIEIPIIEMTNRIIKGTVSPSSALNEFMNRSIKQEN; via the coding sequence TTGAAACCAGATTCTATTGCGGTTGTAGGTACGACATTGTGGGGAGCCACTCTGTCTATAATACTAGCTCGCCAAGGTCACAAGGTAAGCTTGATTGCTCGCACATTGGATGAAGCAGAACTTCTGAGTTCAGAGCGTAGCTTTGAAAACAGGTTGCCTGGTTACCGATTCCCTGACTTATTAGAGATTACGTCGGATTGGACAGAAGGGCTTTCCAATGCAAGCATTATCGTATTTGCGGTTCCTAGCAATTCTATGAGAGACAATGCTCGAAGGGCTTTTTCTTCAATAAAAAATGATCCAATTGTAATTTCCGCATCAAAAGGTCTGGAAAAAGAAACATCTAAGCGTATGAGTGTAATTCTTCATGAAGAATTAGGAATAGGCCAAGAATTAATTTGCGTTTTATCCGGACCGAATTTAGCTCGCGAAATAGTTCAGGGGTTACCTGCGTCTTCCGTCGTGGCTTCCTCTTCCGAAGAGGCCTCTTTAATCGCTCAATCGGTGCTTAACTCAAATGTTTTTAGGGTTTATACCAATACAGATATTGTTGGCACTGAAATAGCAGGAGCTCTTAAGAATATTATTGCAATTGGAGCTGGTATCTGCGATGGAATGAGCTTGGGAGACAATGCTAAAGCGGGTTTTATCAACCGTGGCTTAGCTGAAATGACTCGCTTAGGAGTAGCATGTGGTGCACAGCCTTCAACTTTTGCAGGAAATGCTGGATTAGGTGATTTACTGGCGACATGTTACAGCACGCAAAGCCGCAATTACCGAGTTGGAGTGGCTTTAGCAAACGGACAATCCTCTGAAGATGCAATTCGCTCACTTGGTGGAGAAATTGCTGAAGGGGTCTGGACTAGCTTTAGTGCTGCAGAGTTAGCCGAAAATTTAAACATTGAGATTCCGATCATTGAGATGACCAATCGAATAATCAAAGGTACTGTGTCGCCGTCTAGTGCACTGAATGAATTTATGAATCGATCTATTAAGCAAGAAAACTAA